The following coding sequences lie in one Salmo salar chromosome ssa13, Ssal_v3.1, whole genome shotgun sequence genomic window:
- the f110a gene encoding FAM110A isoform X1 has product MLPPTPISSMPVETPQPVLAQPVRAAGMPNPNRILMPNRLLLQPRTAEAAEPRQSAVERLAADKAKYVKSQVAPSKQQPIKVPPPVMRKPLMSPATGLRPTRKTQPPRFNYTQQGSAPLDLEHLSNLINGVGEAETPPTSPTMDPVESSQAPDCPTTTNISPCPSPFSAGAAEGIPTPCPEWSTPVKLRINASGPLSPSGCPAAVTIRRVDVIPQHHHTMPVRKPFRARHQMHRPLQPMALHPHTQIHNAMSPLRLFHPRTTYAPGPASPKPVPAPPPQDHTPTPNSSSTPVHLPVSYPVLPPSPSVTRPSSGSSRKRPSLTRSKSDMSDRYSRASTDLERFFNLCGLDPSEVQVLKGPGSDIVSLAQFRSASAPGSECAGHEGEEEEENGGPAEPAPYGVSVIERNARVIKWLYGIRQSKDTARSTNM; this is encoded by the coding sequence ATGTTACCCCCCACTCCCATCTCCAGCATGCCTGTGGAGACCCCCCAGCCTGTCCTGGCACAGCCGGTGAGGGCTGCTGGGATGCCCAACCCCAACCGCATACTCATGCCAAACCGCCTCCTCCTCCAACCAAGAACAGCGGAAGCAGCTGAGCCCAGGCAGAGCGCGGTGGAGAGGCTGGCGGCAGACAAGGCTAAATACGTCAAGAGTCAGGTGGCCCCCTCCAAGCAGCAGCCAATAAAAGTGCCTCCGCCTGTCATGCGCAAACCTCTGATGTCCCCAGCTACCGGACTGCGGCCAACCCGTAAGACCCAACCGCCTCGCTTTAACTACACCCAGCAAGGGAGTGCCCCATTGGACCTGGAGCACCTGAGTAACCTGATCAATGGGGTGGGTGAGGCTGAAACTCCCCCTACCTCCCCCACCATGGACCCAGTGGAGAGTAGTCAGGCCCCTGACTGCCCCACCACCACTAacatctctccctgtccctctccattcTCTGCTGGGGCTGCTGAGGGGATCCCAACCCCCTGCCCTGAATGGTCCACCCCAGTCAAATTAAGGATAAATGCCTCTGGCCCACTAAGTCCTTCTGGATGTCCAGCTGCAGTGACCATACGTAGAGTGGACGTAATACCCCAACACCACCATACCATGCCAGTGAGGAAGCCTTTCAGAGCACGGCATCAGATGCATCGCCCATTGCAGCCCATGGCTCTGCATCCACACACCCAGATCCACAACGCTATGTCACCTCTTCGTCTCTTCCACCCCCGAACTACCTATGCACCAGGCCCTGCATCTCCTAAACCAGTCCCAGCCCCTCCACCACAAGACCACACCCCAACCCCCAACTCCTCGTCTACCCCCGTTCACTTACCAGTCAGCTACCCTGTACTTCCGCCCTCCCCATCGGTCACTCGCCCGTCCTCTGGTAGCTCCAGGAAACGGCCCTCTCTGACCCGCTCCAAATCAGACATGAGTGACCGTTACTCCCGGGCCAGTACTGACCTGGAGCGCTTCTTCAACCTGTGTGGTTTGGACCCTTCGGAGGTGCAGGTGCTGAAGGGGCCGGGCTCGGACATTGTGTCCCTTGCACAGTTCCGCAGTGCCAGTGCTCCTGGGTCAGAGTGTGCAGGACATGAGGgtgaagaggaagaagagaacGGTGGGCCTGCAGAGCCGGCTCCCTATGGTGTCTCGGTCATTGAGAGGAACGCCAGAGTGATCAAGTGGCTTTATGGTATCCGCCAATCCAAGGATACTGCGAGGAGCACCAACATGTAG